In the Methylomonas rhizoryzae genome, one interval contains:
- a CDS encoding EexN family lipoprotein, whose translation MKKNTAILLITSLVLVLTAFKVTSAEEEAQQIEPNKSVAWYVANIKDAKTKNQQCYDDPNLKDTEDCQNALHALQISFKGGN comes from the coding sequence ATGAAAAAAAATACCGCTATTTTGTTGATCACATCGTTGGTGCTCGTGTTAACCGCATTTAAAGTGACTAGTGCCGAGGAAGAGGCGCAACAAATCGAACCCAATAAATCCGTCGCTTGGTATGTCGCAAATATCAAGGACGCGAAGACCAAGAACCAACAATGCTATGACGATCCGAATCTTAAAGATACCGAAGACTGTCAGAATGCGCTACACGCACTGCAGATTAGCTTTAAAGGCGGCAATTAG
- a CDS encoding DUF2802 domain-containing protein, with amino-acid sequence MEAGLQQTHEDLAGICSAAVMVDKRLAANDARLDQVWEFVQDQGQADMEKFAEVPTASTQQSYDGVIQKIRRGISLDELVKECGLTRDEAVLLMRLHGAKSGR; translated from the coding sequence TTGGAAGCCGGCTTGCAACAAACCCATGAGGATTTGGCCGGCATCTGCTCTGCGGCCGTAATGGTCGATAAACGCTTGGCGGCTAATGATGCGCGTTTGGATCAGGTTTGGGAGTTTGTGCAGGATCAGGGTCAGGCCGACATGGAAAAGTTTGCCGAGGTGCCTACGGCATCTACGCAACAAAGTTATGATGGTGTGATTCAGAAGATTCGCCGGGGAATAAGTTTAGACGAATTGGTGAAAGAGTGTGGATTAACCCGCGATGAAGCGGTGCTTTTGATGCGGTTGCACGGCGCTAAATCCGGGCGTTAG
- a CDS encoding ankyrin repeat domain-containing protein — protein MITRTLLRYWLLAFSIAVPAADGRDLFAASASGNLERVRSLLADGIDVNSKIDQDRTPLMVASYNGNMRIVKLLLSYGANANLADKSGSTALSDAILNGNADIIKLLILSGADLNAKDSRGETVLDKAKKTGRESIVKLLEDAGAKPAPAPEQQPTDQQPTAEAPANPEATPEPAKP, from the coding sequence ATGATTACCCGTACCCTGTTGCGCTACTGGTTGCTGGCCTTTTCTATCGCGGTACCGGCTGCGGACGGCCGGGATCTTTTTGCCGCCTCTGCGAGCGGAAATCTGGAACGCGTTCGCTCTTTACTGGCCGACGGCATAGACGTCAACAGCAAGATTGACCAAGACCGCACGCCGTTGATGGTTGCAAGCTACAACGGCAACATGCGGATTGTAAAACTACTGCTAAGTTACGGAGCAAACGCCAATTTAGCCGATAAATCAGGATCGACGGCGCTAAGCGACGCAATCCTGAACGGCAACGCGGATATAATCAAGCTATTGATCTTGTCCGGTGCAGACTTAAACGCTAAGGATAGCCGCGGAGAAACCGTTTTAGACAAAGCCAAGAAAACCGGTCGCGAATCTATCGTGAAATTATTAGAGGACGCCGGCGCCAAGCCCGCGCCCGCTCCGGAGCAACAACCGACAGATCAACAACCTACGGCAGAAGCCCCAGCCAATCCAGAAGCCACTCCGGAACCAGCCAAACCATGA
- the mpl gene encoding UDP-N-acetylmuramate:L-alanyl-gamma-D-glutamyl-meso-diaminopimelate ligase yields the protein MTANDQSRLHIHIIGICGTFMGGLALIARELGYQVSGSDQNVYPPMSTQLEQQGIALMRGYRAENLDGAPDIVVIGNALSRGNPEVEAVLNRDLNYLSGPQWLAEHVLRHKWVLAVAGTHGKTTTTSMLSWILEYNGLKPGFLVGGIPVNFGVSARLGESDFFVIEADEYDCAFFDKRSKFVHYRPRTAVLNNLEYDHADIFEDLDAIKKQFHHLIRTIPGSGLIVAPAAEQHISDVLSMGCWTPVTRTAIGSESEWQADLLRSDGSAFTVCFQGKQQGEVSWNLTGLHNVSNALSAIAAARHVGIAPSDAVPALAQFKNVKRRMEVIIRKNGVTVYDDFAHHPTAIKTTLDGLRKQVGSEKIVAIVEPRSNTMRLGIHTQSLAESLTAADTAIVFQPDNLGWDLSCLKQYNDKIIFHNTLDDIIAVVKAETNKPCHVLLMSNGSFGGIYRRLQQEL from the coding sequence ATGACAGCCAACGATCAATCCCGTTTACATATTCACATCATCGGCATATGCGGCACATTCATGGGAGGACTGGCCTTGATTGCCCGCGAACTAGGCTATCAAGTCAGCGGTTCGGACCAAAACGTTTACCCGCCTATGAGCACTCAATTGGAACAACAGGGCATAGCGTTAATGCGCGGTTATCGTGCGGAGAATTTGGATGGCGCCCCGGACATCGTGGTAATCGGCAATGCCCTTTCTCGCGGCAATCCGGAAGTCGAGGCCGTATTGAATCGCGACCTGAACTATCTATCCGGGCCGCAATGGTTGGCCGAACACGTGTTACGGCATAAATGGGTGCTAGCGGTAGCCGGCACTCACGGCAAAACCACCACCACCAGCATGCTCAGCTGGATACTGGAATACAACGGGCTAAAACCCGGCTTTTTAGTCGGCGGAATTCCGGTGAATTTCGGAGTGTCCGCACGCTTGGGGGAATCCGATTTTTTTGTCATCGAAGCCGACGAATATGACTGTGCTTTTTTCGACAAACGCTCCAAATTCGTGCATTACCGCCCGCGCACGGCCGTATTGAATAACCTGGAATACGACCACGCCGATATCTTCGAAGATCTGGATGCAATCAAAAAGCAATTCCACCATTTAATCCGTACCATTCCCGGCTCGGGCTTGATCGTCGCGCCCGCTGCCGAGCAGCACATCAGCGACGTACTGTCGATGGGTTGCTGGACACCGGTCACTCGCACGGCAATCGGCAGCGAGAGCGAATGGCAAGCGGACTTATTGCGTTCCGACGGCAGCGCTTTTACGGTTTGCTTTCAGGGCAAACAGCAGGGCGAGGTGTCGTGGAATTTGACCGGATTGCATAACGTTAGCAATGCGTTATCGGCCATAGCCGCGGCCCGCCACGTCGGAATCGCCCCATCCGACGCCGTACCGGCACTTGCGCAATTCAAAAATGTGAAACGCCGAATGGAAGTCATAATCCGCAAAAACGGCGTCACCGTATACGACGACTTCGCCCATCACCCCACCGCCATCAAAACAACTCTGGACGGACTGCGGAAACAAGTCGGTTCCGAGAAAATAGTCGCGATCGTCGAGCCGCGTTCCAATACAATGCGCTTAGGCATACACACGCAATCTTTAGCCGAATCGTTAACGGCAGCCGATACGGCCATCGTATTCCAGCCGGACAACTTAGGCTGGGATTTAAGCTGCCTTAAGCAATATAACGACAAGATTATCTTTCATAACACGCTGGATGACATCATCGCTGTGGTGAAAGCCGAAACCAATAAACCATGCCATGTACTGTTGATGAGCAACGGTAGCTTCGGCGGCATTTACCGGCGCTTACAACAAGAACTTTGA